TACTCCTGCTTGCTGCGCCACAAAATGAGCGACTTTAGCATCATATTGGTAAGCCTGATCTTCTCCCCAACCGTTGAAATTGAAATTAATGGCTGCTTTGTTCCCATTTTCATCAATGACAAATGAAGGACCTGTATCCCTTATCCACAAGTCGTTGATCGTGAATTCAATCAATTGAATAGGGAAAGGATGAGACTCTAACCCACCTAAAAGTTCTACGGCTAGTTCGTAATCCTGTTGTCGGACCAGCATAGAGATAGCTTCATAGTTGGCAATCGTTTTGGCAATTTCAGCCAAATTACGTTGCACTTCCAAAACCTGCCGTTGCCTCCAAATTTCGTCGCTGGCGATAAAAGCCATCCAAGTTTGCTTGTGAGGCTCTCCTTCATCGGGCATATACAACTTCTTACTGTTGACTCCTGTAGTCAAATCCGCACTACAGACGGATATAAGCGTACCTAAGCTAGCCAAAATGCTCGACTTAATTAAGCCTCTTCTCGATAGCACTCGGCTGCTCCCATCATCTTCCTCAATTTTATTAAGAATATCGCTCAATATCTATTAAAATTTGGCCATTTTTTTGTCTTTACTTAAACCAGCACATGAGTATTATACTCGCACAATTTAAGTGCAATACTCAGCTAAAAAATTATATAAAAAATTGAATATTTATCTGCGATTGCTTTCTCACTTCCCGAACTGGGAATTCTGTAAACACGACAACAACGTTCTGATCTGTGAACCAGAATTTATAGAGTGTTATCGCCTTTATCTAACCTACCCAACCGGAACCGACTTAGGAGTTCAATTAAGATGAGCTATGTAGTTTTTCAGCCTGCTGACATGATAGACGGTATCAGTACCAGCGAATTACGTACTGAAGTTAACGATGCCTTAGCTGATGGCGTGAAAACAATTCTGATAGATCTTAAAGATGTCACTTTTATGAATAGTTCTGCCATTGGTGCTTTGGTTGCTACGCTTAAATCAGTGCGAGGAGAAGGTGGCACCTTGGCATTGTGTTCACTGAGTGATCAGGTGCATCTCATCTTTGAATTAACTAAAATGGACCGTATTTTTGACATTTATGGAGATTGTCGAGAATTTATGCAGAAAAATAGTATTTCTGCCAGCTAATCACGTCTAAACATGATGAATTTCAGCCTCAATATATAAGGTTTCAAAAACTTACTTAAAAAAACCTAACAAGAGGGAATTCGTTGATCATCCCAGGGTGAAGTTGGGTATCCAAATAGAGAACGCACAGATTTCCCAATACACAATGAACCCCAATACCCTAGCAGTCTGGAAAAACGTTGAGACTATCCTCAATGTTCGTTTTAGGCATAATATGATGGATCTTCTCTTGGATATGGCACGAAATCCAGCTATAGATCCCAAAAAGATTGCTGCTTGGATGCTGACGACCTCCACTTGCATCTGTAACGCCATTTTTGGGAAAGAGGATCCATTCCCTTTACTCTATTTCTACATTCGGGCGTTGGATAATCACTATCCTGAGCTTTTGAAACAGGTTGCCCAGGTTTATGCAAATCATGAATTGAGCGAATCCATTCCCGTTATTTCAGATCGGGATGAATTCCTTGGGATTCTCTGGGCTGCGGGCTGTACTTTTACCAACGGCGAACTGATATTAAGTGGTGAAGACATTGATATCACACCTAAAGGATTAAAGCGGTTTCGCTCAATTTGGAGTGCACCAATAGGTCTATCCGACAGTACCTATTCACAAGTAAATTTTCAAGAAAAAATGGACGCTTAAACTTCTCATCAATACTTACGCTTGACGAAAGCCACAATAAAAATTCTTATAAAGAAATCTTCTTAATTAAGATTTTTTGCATAGCAAGAAACCAATATCCAAATCTGGACTCGGATCAATAAAAAATCTACTTTTAGAAAGGCTTTCAGTATTTATACTGATTTTTCTCTCGAAGATATTGATTAGGCTAGATACAATTGTGTGGCCCTTGCGAAAACAATAATTCGATTTTATTGCGACTATTCTCATTTAGAACCATACAGGGGAGACCTGGCCATGACAGCTGATGACATAGTCAACTACTATTTGCAAAATGCTCAGTCGACCTTAGCGACACCTCAGTCACCCTCTATTTGCACAGGGACTATTGAGTCTTGGATTTGTGTTGAGGTGGGGAGAAAAATTGTCATCCATGGGGAAATTCACAATCATCCCAAACATGCGGAAGGAAAGAAGTTAAAGACTTCGCCTATCAAACACTACCTCGCTAAAGATGGTCGGGTATATGTGACGACCAAAAACTCTATGTATGAGCTAGGTATGCCCCATCCAGATTTCACTGGGGATGTAGAACTGTTGGTCGGTAACCTGGACACTCAGAAATGGGAAAAACTCACTTATTGGGAAGATTGAAATTAATATATCTCCCATAAATTCTAGGCATGATCGGCTCATGTAAAACTAAGAAATTATAAGCCATAGGGGCTAAGTCCTTACAAAGAACGCAATCTATTCCGCACAACCCAGGTTAATAGTTTTCGTCAAGCTAGGTCCTGTAATTAGACCAGGCTGAATCAGGGTTGCGGTTAACTGCACTTCGGAATAGCACTGATACTCTGCTAGGAAGGGAAACGAGTAACTTAGTTGATCATTGGCGCTCACAGCAATGGATCGCGTTTGCACTGAATTCCAGGCTGGGACAGGTCCTGTGGCGGGTGAATCGTAGCCTTTGGCGTTGATTGCAAGCACTAAATTGGTGCCAGGTTGAGTCTCTTGTTGACCCGGTTTCACTTTGACTGCAATTAGTAAGTCCATCCCTAGGCCATAGGGATTCCAACGCTGGTTGAGGGGAACCAGCTGATTATTCACCCGGTTGAAAATTTGCACATCGATAGCCTGAAGGGCAGCATGTCTGGCGGTGGGAGCTGAGGGAGTGGAAGCTGTCGGCCTTGCAGCTGCCGTGGATGCTGTAGTCTGTGCAGGCACTGCTCCATTCGTCGTGGGGGCTGGAGAGGCATTGGGAAAGACATCAGAAACGTTGTTTTCTCCCTGTAGAGAGGGGAGTACAGTGCTATCGACAGGGGTTTCGGTTGGGGTGCTGGTGGTGGGAGGTGGCGCGACTAGGGGCTTTTCTAGCTCAGAAATGGCGAATTTGCCAACAATTTTGTCGATGAGTGAGCCTCTGGACGCTTCGCCATCGGAAACAAAGTCTCCATCGGTGTCAATCAACACTGCGCCAACGGTAAATACACATTGCAGCTCCAGTCGATCGATATCTTTGCGAGCCCGGTATTGAATGTCTCCCCCTAGAAAACCACACTCATTTTGACTGGTGCGAACAGGACCTGGGAAACGGGTTTGTAAGGGCTCGGTATAGCGAGATCGGCGGGGCAGGGGCGGTAGGAACTGGGCTTCATCGCCTGGATAGGGGAGAGAATCGCGCGATAAGCCATAGCGATCGCCTTTTTTGACTTCGGTGTCCCAACACGTCACATGCACCTGTCGCCCCCCTCGGGTGTTCTCAAAGACGCGGAGAGACAGGATGCGATCGCGAGTGCAATTCAGCTTGGCAGTCGGCCATTGAGTACGGAGGGTCTGCAGAAGCTGATCACAGGTTTGCTCAGTACCACAGTCGCCTTTAACGGTGGAGGTGAGAGCTGATTTAGCAGCGGGTTCCGCCGGAGCAGAAGACTGGGCTAGGGTGGGATGCCAAGGTATAAACGCTAGTCCCACTCCCAAACTTATCCAATAAAACGTCCGCATAGTCTGTCCTTCCTGTGAGCAATGTGTCCGGTGTCCCTGTATCGTAGATATCGTCTACGAATGGCCTTATATTGTTCCGTAATTTACAGGGTTCGGGAACAAGTGCTCAATAAGTTTTGATAGATCTCAAGGCTGGATTAATATTCACATCTTAGAGAACTCATGTGGGATCTTTTTGAAAGCCATACTTGTCCAGCCCCTGAGTTATCCGGCTAATTCTTCATCGAATACTACTGTGCATGGACCGCAGATTTCATGTCATGGTGAGTAGGGAAATTGGTTACCCATCATTCAATCTCTAGAGCTATGACATCTGACTCCAAAAAACGTGTTGTCGTCGTTGGGGCTGGCTGGGCTGGCCTCGGTGCCACCTATCACCTTGTATCCCAAGGGTATGATGTCACCCTCTTGGAGGCAGGCTCTTATCCGGGTGGCCTGGTAGCGGGTTGGAAAACCGCAGGCGGTCGTCCCGTTGAAGCCGGGATTCACGGATTTTGGTATCCCTATAAAAATATTTTTGGTTTAGTCGATGAGTTAGGACTCGATCCGTTTACGGACTGGACGAAGTCCTCTCAATATTCCCCGGCAGGGCTGGAAGCAGTGTCCCCGATTTTTCAGAAGGAACAGCGCTTGCCGATGCCTTTGGGAACGTTCGCTTATCCCCAGTTTCCCCGCTTGCCGCTGGTTGATCGGCTATCTGCCTTTACGATGATGTATCCGATCATCGATTTTGATAATTCCGATGATGCCTGGCGACGCTACGACTCAGTAACGGCTAGGGAACTGTTCAAGAGGTATGGCGTTTCCGCGCGGCTCTATCGAGATGCCTTTGAACCGATGCTGTTAGTGGGGTTGTTTGCCCCAGGTGAGCAGTGCTCTGCTGCCGCTGCGTTAGGGATGCTCTACTATTTTATCCTGGCCCATCAGGCTGATTTTGACGTGGTGTGGTGTCGGGGCACGGTGGGCGAAAAGATTTTTAAACCCTGGTGCGATCGCATCTCCAATGCCGGGGGCAAAATCCTCACCCAACGCCGAGTCACCGATGTGCGACTCAATGATTTGGGCCAAGCCGATGCCGTCATTTGCGGGGATGAAGTCTTTGAGGCCGATGCGGTGATCTTTTCCGTCGGCATTACGGGCATGCAGAACATCGTCCGGGGCAGTTCCACCCTGCAGCAGCATCCTCAGTTCCGCGACATGATGAACCTAGGTGCCGTGGATATCTTAGCCACCCGCCTCTGGTTTGACCGCAAAGTCGAGGTTCCCCAACCGTCCAATGCCTGCTTTGGCTTCCATCCCACCACTGGATCTACCTTCTTCGATCTCAATGCCCTTCACGATGACTACCGTGACCAGCCAGAAACGGTCATTGAAGCAGACTTCTACCATGCCAATCAGTTCTTGGCTATGGAAGATGATGAGATTATTCGCATGGTGCAACAGGATCTAACCACTTGTCTCCCCGATTTCCGGGAGGCTAAGGTAGTCGATTCTAGCGTGATTCGCTTGCCCCGAGCGGTGACTCACTTTGCACCGGGGAGCTATCGGTATTTGTTACCGGCTCAAACTCCGATTAATAACCTCTAT
The genomic region above belongs to Acaryochloris sp. CCMEE 5410 and contains:
- a CDS encoding STAS domain-containing protein, with amino-acid sequence MSYVVFQPADMIDGISTSELRTEVNDALADGVKTILIDLKDVTFMNSSAIGALVATLKSVRGEGGTLALCSLSDQVHLIFELTKMDRIFDIYGDCREFMQKNSISAS
- a CDS encoding FAD-dependent oxidoreductase translates to MTSDSKKRVVVVGAGWAGLGATYHLVSQGYDVTLLEAGSYPGGLVAGWKTAGGRPVEAGIHGFWYPYKNIFGLVDELGLDPFTDWTKSSQYSPAGLEAVSPIFQKEQRLPMPLGTFAYPQFPRLPLVDRLSAFTMMYPIIDFDNSDDAWRRYDSVTARELFKRYGVSARLYRDAFEPMLLVGLFAPGEQCSAAAALGMLYYFILAHQADFDVVWCRGTVGEKIFKPWCDRISNAGGKILTQRRVTDVRLNDLGQADAVICGDEVFEADAVIFSVGITGMQNIVRGSSTLQQHPQFRDMMNLGAVDILATRLWFDRKVEVPQPSNACFGFHPTTGSTFFDLNALHDDYRDQPETVIEADFYHANQFLAMEDDEIIRMVQQDLTTCLPDFREAKVVDSSVIRLPRAVTHFAPGSYRYLLPAQTPINNLYMSGDWVVTRHGSWSQEKAYVTGLEAANHVISQLGQGIPASIAPIEPDEPHIQMARSVNKTVRELQKSLLPEFLLP